One Globicephala melas chromosome 6, mGloMel1.2, whole genome shotgun sequence genomic window carries:
- the IFNK gene encoding interferon kappa, whose amino-acid sequence MSAEPDVIRKCMWPVCLVGLFVTGILSLDCNLLNVHLRRVTWKNLSLLRRMSKSFPIECLRESKAFELPQEILSHTQPLTRDIKEAFYEMSRQAFHIFIQDTFKSTWEEKHLRQVQIGLDQQLQYLEQCLEEEEENEDVREVAEDERTQSGTPVPQLSNLELRRYFNRIDRFLKDKKYSHCAWEIVRVEIRRCFYFFNKFTALLRRK is encoded by the coding sequence GAAAGTGTATGTGGCCGGTGTGCCTCGTGGGTCTGTTTGTCACCGGCATCCTCTCTCTGGACTGTAACTTGCTGAATGTTCACCTGAGGAGAGTCACCTGGAAAAATCTGAGCCTTCTGagaaggatgagcaagtcatttcCTATAGAGTGTCTAAGAGAAAGCAAAGCTTTTGAGTTGCCCCAAGAGATCCTCTCACACACCCAGCCTCTGACGAGGGACATTAAGGAGGCcttctatgaaatgtccagacaGGCCTTCCACATCTTCATTCAAGACACCTTCAAATCCACTTGGGAAGAGAAACACCTGAGACAAGTCCAAATCGGACTTGATCAACAGCTGCAATACCTGGAACAATGcttggaagaagaggaggaaaacgAAGACGTGAGAGAGGTGGCAGAGGATGAGCGGACACAGTCAGGAACTCCAGTCCCCCAGCTGAGCAACCTAGAGCTGAGGAGGTATTTCAACAGGATAGACAGGTTCCTCAAAGATAAGAAATACAGTCACTGCGCCTGGGAGATCGTCCGAGTGGAAATCAGAAGATGCTTCTACTTCTTTAATAAATTCACAGCACTACTCAGGAGGAAATAA